In Trifolium pratense cultivar HEN17-A07 linkage group LG7, ARS_RC_1.1, whole genome shotgun sequence, a genomic segment contains:
- the LOC123895852 gene encoding uncharacterized protein LOC123895852 gives MQEFAEQTGFKLLTSTPYYAQANGQVEAANKVIIGLIRKHVAQKPRNWNKILNQVLWACRKSPKESTNSTPFRLTYGNDAVLPVEIYLQSIRIQRQMEIPTDHYWSMMFDELVDLDEERLRALDTLTRQKERVAKAYNKKVKSKTFDVGNLVWKVILPMDKKDRVLGKWSPNWEGPFKIIQVFSNGAYEIEELTSEKRTLNINGKYLKKYKPTLLEVKITTE, from the coding sequence ATGCAGGAATTTGCTGAACAAACAGGGTTTAAATTATTGACTTCGACACCTTATTATGCACAAGCAAATGGTCAAGTCGAAGCAGCCAATAAGGTTATTATTGGATTAATTAGAAAACACGTTGCTCAAAAGCCAAGAAATTGGAATAAGATTTTGAATCAAGTCTTATGGGCATGTAGAAAGTCCCCTAAGGAATCAACGAATTCTACTCCGTTTCGATTAACTTATGGTAATGATGCTGTTTTGCCTGTTGAAATTTATCTACAATCTATTAGAATCCAAAGGCAAATGGAAATACCAACTGACCATTATTGGAGTATGATGTTTGATGAATTGGTTGATTTAGATGAAGAAAGATTAAGGGCACTTGATACTTTAACCAGACAAAAGGAAAGAGTAGCAAAGGCCTATAATAAGAAGGTTAAGTCAAAAACCTTCGATGTAGGGAATTTAGTATGGAAAGTTATTTTGCCAATGGACAAAAAAGACAGAGTTTTAGGCAAATGGTCACCAAATTGGGAGGGaccttttaaaataattcaaGTATTTTCGAATGGTGCTTATGAGATAGAAGAACTAACTTCAGAAAAGCGAACATTGAATATAAATGGtaagtatttgaaaaaatacaAACCAACGCTTTTAGAAGTTAAGATTACCACAGAATGA
- the LOC123895851 gene encoding uncharacterized protein LOC123895851, with protein MTKPNAWAKISAYMAENKINMALEANMLQENMAVEASGCENGKTLPSIQKLDCIYDEEPLGFEKYPLSSSQKLQAQDPLEEIDIGDGSIKRPTYISVNIPKELHAKLVELLKEFKDCFAWDYNKMPGLSRNLVEHRLPIRPDKEPVKQSPRRFALEILSKIKEEIERLLRSKFIRTARYVEWLANIVPVIKKNGSLRICIDFRDLNNVTPKDEYSMLVVEMLIDSAAGFKYLSMLDGYSGYNQIFIAEEDVAKTAFRCPRALGTYKWGDFLGFVVHKKGIEINQNKTKAILETKPPTNKKQLQSLLGKINFLRRFISNLSGKAQAFSPLLRLKKEDIFTWGQDQQGALDEIKKYLSNPPTLMPPIRNKFMKLYISASGTTLGSMLAQEDENGEEKPILHSRIGRWALALSEYSLSYKPLKAIKGQIVADFLLLTIQKLNHPKATLVWNLGFYTLMVLNINMAEYEALIAGLEILLSLGAKYIKIKGDSELVLKHLIRYFVIANTLLKRFDSIDIEHVPRIENQEANDLAQIASGYKMSKEKLEQLVEIKEKLISKELMQLELSMPKLVGADMSHNDIDNLDPKMDHDIYDEFQIFVNDNLINGDWRKPIVEYLENPIGNAPRKIKYRASNYVIIGNELFKKTLEGMLLKCLSETEAYIAISDVHSGACGSH; from the exons ATGACTAAGCCAAATGCGTGGGCCAAGATTTCGGCTTATATGGccgaaaacaaaataaacatggCTTTAGAGGCCAACATGTtgcaagaaaatatggctgtcgaagccagTGGTTGTGAAAATGGCAAAACTTTGCCATCAATCCAAAAACTGGACTGCATCTATGATGAAGAACCCTTGGGATTCGAAAAATATCCTCTAAGTTCTAGTCAGAAGTTGCAGGCCCAAGACCCTTTGGAAGAAatagatattggagatggctcaaTTAAAAGGCCAACATACATAAGTGTCAATATCCCAAAGGAGTTGCATGCTAAACTGGTCGAACTCCTTAAAGAGTTCAAAGACTGCTTTGCTTGGGATTATAACAAAATGCCAGGTTTAAGTAGAAACTTGGTCGAACACAGGTTGCCAATTCGACCAGACAAGGAACCAGTTAAGCAATCACCAAGAAGATTTGCACTAGAAATCCTGTCTAAGATCAAGGAAGAGATCGAGAGGCTGCTGAGAAGTAAATTCATCAGGACTGCCAGGTATGTCGAATGGTTAGCAAATATAGTTCCTGTCATTAAGAAGAATGGTTCTCTTAGGATATGTATAGATTTTAGGGACTTAAATAATGTTACACCTAAAGATGAATATTCCATGCTTGTAGTAGAAATGCTAATAGATTCAGCAGCAGGCTTCAAATATCTTAGTATGTTAGATGGTTATTCtggttataatcaaatttttattgctGAAGAGGATGTGGCAAAAACTGCTTTTCGATGCCCAAGGGCTTTAGGCACCTATAAATGGG gagacTTCCTTGGTTTTGTGGTGCATAAAAAAGGCATTGAGATAAACCAAAATAAGACAAAAGCTATTTTGGAGACCAAGCCTCCAACGAACAAAAAGCAGCTTCAGTCTTTGTTAGGAAAAATCAACTTTCTGAGGAGATTCATTTCGAATCTAAGTGGTAAAGCTCAAGCTTTTTCACCATTGCTTCGACTCAAGAAAGAAGATATTTTTACTTGGGGGCAGGATCAGCAAGGAGCACTTGATGAGATCAAGAAATACTTGTCTAATcctccaactttaatgcctccAATTAGAAATAAATTTATGAAGTTGTATATTTCAGCATCTGGTACAACATTAGGAAGTATGTTAGCccaagaggatgaaaatggcgaAGAAAAG CCAATTTTACATAGTCGAATTGGAAGATGGGCTTTGGCTCTTTCTGAATATTCACTTTCATACAAGCCTTTGAAGGCTATTAAAGGCCAAATAGTGGCTGACTTTTTATTGTTGACCATTCAGAAATTGAATCACCCCAAAGCTACGTTGGTTTGGAACCTTGGATTCTATACTTTGATGGTTCTAAACATCAACATG GCTGAATACGAAGCCTTGATAGCAGGTTTGGAAATATTATTAAGCTTGGGGGCAAAATATATTAAGATAAAAGGTGATTCAGAATTGGTCTTGAAACATTTGATTAGATACTTTGTGATAGCAAATACGTTATTGAAGCGTTTCGATTCGATTGACATAGAACATGTTCCTCGAATAGAAAatcaagaagcaaatgacttagctCAAATTGCTTCAGGATACAAAATGTCCAAAGAAAAATTGGAACAAttagttgaaattaaagaaaaattaatttctaaagAACTAATGCAGTTGGAATTGTCAATGCCAAAACTTGTGGGGGCAGATATGTCACACAATGACATAGATAATCTTGACCCAAAGATGGATCATGATATTTATgatgaatttcaaattttcGTCAATGACAATTTAATAAATGGTGATTGGAGGAAACCAATTGTTGAATACCTGGAAAACCCAATAGGGAATGCGCCTCGAAAAATCAAATATAGGGCATCAAATTATGTAATCATTGGAAATGAATTGTTTAAAAAGACCCTTGAGGGAATGTTACTAAAATGTCTTAGTGAAACTGAAGCCTATATAGCAATCTCTGATGTTCATAGTGGAGCCTGTGGTTCTCACTAG